A stretch of Roseibium porphyridii DNA encodes these proteins:
- a CDS encoding MaoC/PaaZ C-terminal domain-containing protein encodes MDRTTEAAVMATYTWVPRQTDFDAFAKLSGDDNPIHVDPEFSARTRFGRTVSHGMLLYSRVFAHLQALYPGRDHQLQTLMFPNPSYAGEELVFIFSERPDDNGEVLIEVKRSADGAVTLSGSCRLGGPS; translated from the coding sequence ATGGACCGCACAACAGAAGCAGCTGTCATGGCAACATATACCTGGGTTCCCCGGCAAACCGACTTTGATGCATTTGCAAAGCTCTCAGGGGACGACAATCCTATCCATGTCGATCCGGAATTTTCCGCTCGAACCCGGTTTGGCCGGACCGTGTCCCACGGCATGCTGCTTTATTCGCGCGTCTTCGCTCATCTTCAGGCGCTCTATCCGGGGCGAGACCATCAGCTGCAAACACTGATGTTCCCAAATCCATCCTATGCCGGTGAAGAACTTGTCTTCATTTTTAGTGAAAGACCGGACGACAACGGCGAGGTGTTGATTGAAGTGAAGCGAAGCGCAGATGGCGCAGTCACACTGTCAGGATCCTGCCGACTGGGAGGGCCGTCATGA
- a CDS encoding LacI family DNA-binding transcriptional regulator — translation MSRLRGSVTIDDVARHVGVAKGTVSRVLNNYTDISDETRKRILKAVKDLGYQPSATARNLKRGRQDTLGIIIPVGHGNGADPFLSEFIDGIARALDELDLDLLVTTAHSREHMIESLERLIARRKVDGFIVTRTEVNDPRIAYLQERNFPFVAHGRTANPSGYAWYDIDNEAAFAEGVRHIYSLGHERIGLVGGTLELNFARQRREGYRQGLRDLGVKHDPSLETIQTVSEKGGILGAEELLSLDQPPTALLCATDALAIGAVQYCRKIGLKAGVDVTVIGYDGLPVGEYLDPPLTTFSQSAQEAGGRVARMLTDILDGKSPTSLQELSKADLIRRASDGAPAKTPAALATALRERLKDQPHSGNKGE, via the coding sequence ATGTCGCGGTTACGCGGTTCCGTCACGATTGATGATGTGGCACGCCATGTCGGCGTCGCCAAGGGAACTGTTTCGCGCGTCCTCAACAACTACACAGACATATCCGACGAGACCCGCAAGCGCATTTTGAAGGCGGTCAAGGACCTTGGCTATCAACCGTCGGCAACCGCAAGAAACCTGAAACGCGGTCGTCAGGATACCCTCGGGATTATCATCCCGGTCGGGCATGGCAACGGTGCTGATCCATTCCTGTCTGAATTCATCGACGGTATCGCCCGCGCATTGGATGAGTTGGATCTGGACCTTCTTGTGACCACCGCACATTCACGCGAGCACATGATCGAGTCGCTCGAGCGGTTGATCGCACGCCGCAAGGTGGATGGTTTCATCGTCACGCGAACCGAAGTCAACGACCCGCGTATTGCCTATCTGCAGGAGCGCAATTTTCCGTTCGTTGCCCACGGGCGCACGGCAAATCCGTCCGGTTATGCCTGGTACGACATCGACAACGAGGCGGCATTCGCCGAGGGCGTACGTCATATTTACAGCCTCGGGCATGAGCGGATCGGACTGGTCGGCGGCACATTGGAGCTGAATTTCGCGCGTCAGCGCAGAGAAGGGTATCGCCAGGGGCTGCGAGACCTGGGTGTGAAACATGACCCTTCTCTCGAAACCATTCAGACCGTGAGCGAAAAAGGCGGGATCCTCGGTGCAGAAGAACTGTTGTCGCTGGATCAACCGCCGACAGCCTTGCTGTGTGCGACCGACGCTCTGGCCATTGGTGCTGTTCAGTACTGTCGAAAGATTGGATTGAAAGCCGGGGTGGACGTCACGGTCATCGGCTATGACGGATTGCCCGTCGGGGAATATCTCGATCCGCCGCTCACGACCTTTTCCCAGAGTGCGCAGGAAGCGGGTGGCCGGGTCGCGCGCATGCTGACCGACATTCTGGACGGAAAGTCACCGACAAGTTTGCAGGAGCTGTCCAAGGCAGACCTGATCCGCCGTGCCTCGGATGGCGCGCCGGCGAAGACACCGGCAGCGTTGGCGACAGCGCTCCGGGAACGGCTGAAAGACCAGCCACATTCTGGCAACAAGGGAGAATGA
- a CDS encoding DUF427 domain-containing protein: MTAQQSAAFANAARNPNNPEHLMVIKPVPRRIRIYQGDTLLADSTAALRVLEIGKAFYDPVVYVPEADLKSDFDPVEKSTHCPIKGDASYAALNGEEIGWVYKSPIEMASQLKSHYAFWPAKVRLVEGD, encoded by the coding sequence ATGACCGCACAGCAATCCGCGGCATTCGCCAATGCTGCTCGCAACCCGAACAATCCTGAGCACCTGATGGTGATCAAGCCCGTGCCACGACGCATCCGTATTTACCAGGGTGATACTCTGCTTGCCGATAGCACTGCCGCTTTGCGTGTCCTGGAAATTGGCAAAGCCTTTTATGACCCCGTGGTTTATGTGCCCGAGGCAGATTTGAAATCGGATTTCGATCCAGTTGAGAAATCCACCCATTGCCCGATCAAAGGTGACGCCAGCTATGCTGCACTCAATGGTGAGGAAATCGGCTGGGTCTATAAATCGCCAATAGAAATGGCCAGCCAATTGAAGTCACATTATGCGTTCTGGCCTGCCAAGGTTCGCCTGGTCGAAGGGGATTGA
- a CDS encoding GAK system CofD-like protein, whose protein sequence is MSEITITRAVRMPDPFRIERFSSNPKLGPRVLFFSGGSALNGLSQRLKKYTHNSIHLVTPFDSGGSSQGLRVAFNMPAIGDLRSRLMALADETVLGHPEVFRLFTHRYSKSARKDDLKGELDAMIAGTHPLVTSIEQPMRTLIQNQLGMFRAACPQGFDLRGASIGNLILAGGYLNQNQQLEPIIFLVSKLVGVLGTVRAVSDDNLHLGAELADGQMVVGQHLLTAKEHPPLTSPIKDLFLNKSLAGRDPAVTAFPTRNRKLVQTADLICYAPGSFYTSLIANLLPEGVGRAIAERTVPKVYIPSLGLDPETGKMNLSDKVHTLLNYLHRDVGPDCPTHKLINFVVVDRTLSDDETLEISARGITVLKLDLVSAQSAPYYDPEPLCEALVSLT, encoded by the coding sequence GTGTCGGAAATTACCATAACCCGCGCCGTGCGCATGCCGGACCCTTTTCGGATCGAGCGTTTTTCATCCAACCCGAAACTTGGCCCTCGTGTCCTGTTTTTCAGCGGAGGATCAGCTCTCAATGGTCTGTCGCAAAGGCTCAAGAAATACACGCACAATTCCATACATCTGGTGACACCGTTTGATAGCGGAGGAAGCTCGCAGGGGCTCCGGGTGGCGTTCAACATGCCCGCGATCGGAGACTTGAGAAGCCGCTTGATGGCGCTTGCGGACGAGACTGTTCTCGGTCACCCGGAAGTGTTTCGACTGTTCACGCATCGTTACTCCAAATCGGCTCGAAAAGACGATCTGAAAGGAGAACTCGATGCCATGATTGCCGGCACTCACCCGCTGGTCACGTCCATCGAGCAGCCGATGCGCACGCTCATTCAAAACCAGCTCGGCATGTTCCGCGCAGCTTGTCCGCAAGGATTCGACTTGCGCGGCGCCAGCATTGGAAACCTGATCCTCGCCGGCGGCTATCTGAACCAGAACCAGCAGCTTGAGCCGATTATCTTCCTCGTCTCCAAGCTTGTTGGCGTCCTTGGAACAGTGCGGGCTGTTTCTGATGACAATTTGCATTTGGGCGCAGAGCTGGCGGATGGCCAGATGGTTGTCGGGCAGCATTTGTTGACTGCCAAGGAACATCCGCCGCTTACATCACCGATCAAGGATCTTTTCCTCAACAAGTCGCTGGCCGGGCGTGATCCCGCTGTGACAGCGTTTCCAACGCGAAATCGGAAGCTGGTGCAAACGGCTGATCTCATCTGCTACGCACCTGGCAGCTTCTACACCAGCCTGATTGCAAATCTGTTGCCGGAAGGGGTCGGTCGGGCGATTGCAGAACGGACTGTTCCCAAGGTCTATATTCCAAGTCTCGGACTGGACCCGGAAACGGGAAAAATGAACCTGTCCGATAAGGTCCACACTCTGCTGAACTATCTGCACAGGGACGTCGGACCTGATTGTCCAACTCATAAATTGATCAATTTCGTTGTTGTCGATCGCACACTGTCCGATGACGAAACGCTTGAAATCAGTGCTCGCGGCATCACGGTTTTGAAACTGGATCTCGTCAGCGCTCAGTCTGCTCCCTATTATGATCCCGAACCGCTTTGCGAAGCCCTGGTCTCGTTGACCTGA
- a CDS encoding MaoC family dehydratase: MNFREGQKAELTRTFSQQDMLEFAALSGDAANVPNSVPGPLIGGLFSYLLGVELPGRGTNYLKQNLEFLSPAPVGETLTASVTVTKLRPEKHLVDLETVCVSSSGHRICQGRALVYVEDVGKF, encoded by the coding sequence ATGAACTTCCGTGAAGGACAAAAGGCTGAATTGACCAGGACTTTTTCGCAGCAGGACATGCTCGAGTTCGCGGCGCTTTCAGGCGACGCAGCCAACGTGCCCAATTCTGTTCCAGGGCCTTTGATCGGAGGGTTGTTTTCCTACCTCCTGGGTGTCGAGTTGCCGGGCCGCGGCACAAATTATCTCAAACAAAACCTGGAATTCCTCTCACCCGCTCCGGTCGGTGAAACGCTGACTGCGTCCGTCACAGTCACGAAGCTGCGCCCTGAAAAACACTTGGTCGATCTGGAAACCGTCTGTGTCAGTTCAAGCGGACACCGCATATGCCAAGGCCGTGCACTGGTCTATGTCGAGGATGTCGGAAAATTCTGA
- a CDS encoding enoyl-CoA hydratase/isomerase family protein, which yields MTTTVQGFVSIENRDDVVWVWLSRPDRHNSLIPELISDLKNALMDAARQRPRALVVTAKGSSFSTGGDIAGFLDHRRTQQDLRDYAEELVDGLHGVILDLIDFPAPVLAALNGPVTGGSVGLMLAADLVAMAEHAFLQPYYSQVGFGPDGGWTALMPDRIGVSRTLEIQYRNERVNAAEAREIGLVSSVCPLSELEGQIGKWLDDLSGGSSRTHLATRRGVWDDARRETVRRRLDQEKDRFLELVALPETIEGMLEFTRRRA from the coding sequence GTGACAACGACGGTACAGGGGTTCGTCTCGATTGAAAACCGGGACGATGTTGTCTGGGTCTGGCTGAGCCGGCCTGATCGTCATAATTCGCTCATCCCGGAACTCATCTCGGATCTTAAAAACGCTCTAATGGATGCGGCTCGACAAAGACCGCGAGCGCTTGTGGTCACTGCGAAAGGCAGCAGTTTTTCAACAGGCGGTGACATCGCCGGATTTCTGGATCACCGAAGGACACAGCAAGACCTCAGGGACTATGCAGAAGAGCTGGTCGACGGTCTGCACGGGGTCATTCTGGATCTTATTGACTTTCCGGCACCGGTATTGGCTGCACTTAACGGTCCTGTCACCGGCGGGTCGGTTGGATTGATGCTTGCCGCAGACCTTGTTGCGATGGCCGAACATGCTTTTCTGCAGCCTTATTATTCGCAGGTCGGCTTCGGCCCGGATGGTGGCTGGACCGCGCTGATGCCGGACCGTATTGGTGTCAGCAGGACCCTTGAGATCCAGTATCGCAACGAGCGGGTTAACGCAGCTGAAGCGCGCGAGATCGGTCTTGTGTCCTCGGTTTGTCCGCTATCTGAGCTGGAAGGGCAGATTGGCAAATGGCTGGATGATCTCAGTGGGGGATCATCCAGAACGCATCTTGCGACCCGTCGGGGCGTTTGGGATGACGCACGGCGTGAAACTGTTCGCCGACGCCTCGATCAGGAAAAGGACCGCTTCCTTGAATTGGTTGCCCTTCCGGAGACCATTGAGGGCATGCTGGAATTCACACGCAGACGGGCATGA
- a CDS encoding SRPBCC family protein has product MSELTVVVSRRFSVPAARVFEAWLDPDMLAKFMIPGPDMSVPKATADPRVGGEFEIIMQAGDQQIPHRGIYKEINRHSRLVFTWDSPFSTADSTVTLDFEEVAGGTELTLTHVKFPSEESRDNHRAGWGKILETMDHGLSEASAG; this is encoded by the coding sequence ATGAGTGAATTGACAGTTGTTGTATCCCGCAGGTTTTCAGTTCCCGCAGCCCGTGTATTCGAGGCATGGCTGGATCCGGACATGCTGGCAAAGTTTATGATCCCCGGACCGGACATGAGTGTGCCAAAGGCAACGGCCGACCCTCGCGTTGGTGGTGAATTCGAAATTATCATGCAGGCGGGTGACCAGCAGATCCCGCACCGGGGGATCTATAAGGAAATCAACCGCCATAGCCGTCTTGTCTTTACTTGGGACAGCCCCTTTTCAACCGCCGACAGCACGGTGACGCTCGACTTTGAGGAAGTTGCGGGCGGTACGGAGCTTACACTCACACATGTGAAATTTCCGTCAGAGGAAAGCCGTGACAACCATCGTGCGGGCTGGGGCAAAATATTGGAGACAATGGATCACGGCCTCTCAGAGGCAAGTGCCGGATAG
- a CDS encoding DUF1194 domain-containing protein has protein sequence MKRIAALVFAWCFLTATPAVSEELDLELVLLADATGSIDDAEIQFQRQGYAEAITDPSVLSAIASNAYGKIVVTYVEWADMFSQDVVVDWTVIDGKASAEDFAARLLEPPRRAFGRNAIGAALLKGKELIDTNAYTGLRRVIDLSADSANNWNGPTIHEARETVVSSGIVINGLAVLCRHCSGRPVAYDLEERFHQDIIGGPAAFVVTADSAATFADAVRKKLILEIAARPEDADKILQRFAQVQ, from the coding sequence ATGAAACGGATTGCGGCTCTGGTCTTTGCCTGGTGTTTCCTCACGGCGACGCCTGCCGTGTCCGAAGAACTGGACCTTGAACTCGTGCTTCTGGCCGACGCGACCGGCTCAATTGACGACGCCGAGATCCAGTTCCAAAGGCAAGGTTATGCCGAAGCGATCACGGATCCGTCAGTGCTGAGCGCCATAGCCAGCAATGCTTACGGGAAGATCGTTGTTACCTATGTTGAATGGGCCGACATGTTTTCCCAGGACGTTGTTGTCGATTGGACAGTCATAGACGGCAAGGCATCTGCGGAAGACTTTGCGGCAAGGCTTTTGGAGCCACCGCGCCGCGCGTTCGGACGGAACGCGATTGGTGCAGCCCTGCTCAAAGGCAAGGAATTGATCGACACCAACGCCTATACCGGATTGCGGCGTGTCATCGATCTGTCCGCCGACAGTGCCAACAACTGGAACGGCCCGACCATTCACGAGGCCAGAGAAACTGTCGTTTCATCAGGGATCGTGATCAACGGCCTCGCCGTTCTGTGCCGTCATTGTTCCGGGCGCCCTGTGGCCTACGACCTTGAGGAAAGGTTCCATCAGGACATCATTGGTGGTCCCGCAGCCTTCGTGGTGACAGCCGACAGTGCCGCAACATTTGCAGATGCCGTGCGCAAGAAACTGATTCTGGAAATTGCTGCACGCCCGGAAGACGCCGACAAGATCCTGCAGCGTTTCGCACAGGTGCAATAA
- the rbsD gene encoding D-ribose pyranase: protein MKRTQLLNRHLSQLVASLGHLDEIVVADAGLPVPAGVEVIDLAVTPGIPGFFDVLEALSRELIIEQAVFADETSPELGTEIEVRLAHWEADTGKPIAQLKISHDDLKSRSANARAVIRTGECTPYANVILVSGVPF from the coding sequence ATGAAACGCACACAGCTGCTAAACCGTCACTTAAGCCAACTTGTTGCCTCGCTCGGGCATCTGGACGAGATCGTGGTTGCCGACGCGGGGTTGCCAGTGCCTGCCGGTGTTGAGGTTATTGACCTCGCCGTTACTCCCGGTATTCCAGGTTTCTTCGATGTTCTTGAGGCCCTGTCCCGCGAACTTATCATTGAGCAGGCAGTGTTCGCCGATGAAACATCGCCTGAGCTTGGCACGGAAATCGAAGTCCGGCTGGCGCATTGGGAGGCGGATACCGGCAAGCCGATTGCGCAATTGAAAATTTCCCATGACGATCTGAAATCGAGGTCCGCCAATGCACGGGCCGTTATCAGAACAGGTGAGTGCACGCCTTACGCAAATGTCATCCTGGTTTCCGGCGTCCCGTTTTAG
- a CDS encoding ArsR/SmtB family transcription factor — translation MVEQRLDDQKLTAILKAVSDPKRRELLTLLVQHGPTRVTDLAKHFDVSLNAVSKHIKILEAAGLVRRRTEWREHLIEPVMEPVSEIDHWFQELRSIWTQRLDALDQALSGETDDE, via the coding sequence ATGGTTGAACAACGGCTTGACGACCAGAAACTTACCGCCATTTTGAAGGCGGTAAGTGATCCAAAGCGCCGGGAGTTGCTCACACTGCTTGTGCAGCATGGGCCGACGCGAGTCACGGATCTCGCCAAGCATTTCGATGTCAGCCTGAATGCCGTGTCGAAGCACATAAAGATCCTGGAAGCTGCAGGGCTCGTGCGTCGCCGAACCGAATGGCGCGAGCACCTGATTGAACCGGTTATGGAACCGGTTAGCGAAATCGATCACTGGTTTCAGGAATTGCGGTCAATCTGGACCCAACGGCTCGACGCATTGGACCAGGCCCTTTCCGGGGAGACGGACGATGAGTGA
- a CDS encoding TetR/AcrR family transcriptional regulator, translating to MRKSAGVAEVPQKAQGNLPKTARGEATRRAILAAAERVIGSKGYNDASIGHITSEAGVAQGTFYIYFSTKEQVFSELVLEMGRLVRHEIAEATQGFENRLDAERAGLQAFLEFVQAHPDLYRIVQEALFVDPDAYQEYYETFAAGYKTGLIAAEAAGQISKGDADTRAWALMGIAKSLGEQLVVFKSDKPIPDIVEAAYSLIERGIRP from the coding sequence GTGCGAAAATCTGCCGGAGTTGCGGAAGTACCGCAAAAGGCGCAGGGAAATCTGCCCAAGACCGCCCGCGGTGAAGCGACGCGAAGGGCGATTCTGGCAGCTGCCGAACGGGTCATAGGGTCCAAGGGCTACAACGATGCATCCATCGGTCATATTACCAGTGAGGCAGGGGTCGCCCAGGGAACATTCTACATCTATTTCTCCACGAAAGAGCAGGTCTTTTCCGAACTTGTTCTTGAGATGGGACGGCTGGTCCGGCACGAGATCGCCGAGGCGACCCAGGGTTTCGAGAACCGCCTTGATGCGGAGCGGGCCGGTCTGCAGGCATTTCTGGAATTTGTGCAGGCTCATCCGGATCTTTACCGGATTGTTCAAGAAGCACTATTCGTCGATCCGGATGCCTACCAGGAATATTACGAGACGTTTGCCGCAGGTTACAAAACCGGCTTGATTGCGGCCGAAGCGGCCGGGCAAATATCAAAAGGCGACGCGGATACCCGCGCCTGGGCCTTGATGGGCATCGCCAAGTCGCTGGGCGAACAGCTTGTCGTATTTAAATCGGACAAGCCGATCCCTGACATTGTCGAGGCAGCATACAGTTTGATTGAACGCGGTATCAGACCGTGA
- the hemA gene encoding 5-aminolevulinate synthase: MDVNAYLEERLGKLHDNGNYRVFADLERMAGNFPRAKRYREDGSVQDVTVWCSNDYLGMGQHDKVVGAMQDVISKCGAGAGGTRNISGTNHYHVLLENELADLHGKEGALIFTSGYVSNWAALGTLASQVPGMIVYSDSLNHASMIEGIRHARCEKRIFKHNDYEDLERLMAADDPDAPKMVAFESVYSMDGDIAPIKEICDVADKFGALTYLDEVHAVGMYGPRGGGVAEREGLMDRLTIIEGTLGKAFGVMGGYITGSKTVVDFIRSFASGFIFTTALPPALAAGATTSIRHLKDSQLERAAHKQRVAQVRAALDKRGIPHMENPSHIVPVMVGDAKKCKWISDILLETYGIYVQPINYPTVPVGTERLRFTPTPLHTAADIEHLADSINDLWSQCALARAVA; this comes from the coding sequence ATGGACGTAAACGCGTATCTCGAGGAACGCCTGGGCAAGCTGCACGACAACGGCAATTACCGAGTGTTTGCAGACTTGGAACGCATGGCAGGCAATTTCCCGCGCGCGAAACGTTACCGTGAAGACGGCTCTGTCCAGGACGTGACCGTCTGGTGCTCCAACGACTATCTCGGCATGGGTCAGCACGACAAGGTTGTCGGTGCCATGCAGGATGTGATTTCCAAATGCGGCGCAGGCGCCGGTGGAACACGGAACATTTCAGGCACCAATCACTATCACGTGCTTCTGGAAAACGAACTGGCTGACCTTCATGGCAAGGAAGGCGCGCTGATCTTCACCTCCGGTTATGTTTCCAACTGGGCCGCGCTCGGGACCCTGGCGTCTCAAGTTCCGGGAATGATCGTTTATTCCGACTCCCTGAATCATGCCTCCATGATCGAAGGTATTCGGCACGCACGCTGCGAAAAGCGGATCTTCAAACACAACGACTACGAAGATCTCGAGCGTCTGATGGCAGCTGACGACCCGGACGCTCCCAAGATGGTTGCGTTTGAAAGTGTCTATTCGATGGATGGCGACATCGCCCCCATCAAGGAGATTTGCGACGTCGCCGACAAATTCGGTGCCCTGACCTATCTCGATGAAGTGCATGCCGTTGGTATGTACGGACCGCGCGGTGGCGGCGTTGCCGAGCGTGAAGGACTGATGGACCGCCTGACGATCATCGAAGGCACACTCGGCAAGGCCTTTGGCGTGATGGGAGGCTACATCACCGGTTCCAAGACAGTTGTCGACTTCATTCGCTCCTTCGCATCCGGGTTCATTTTTACGACGGCACTTCCGCCTGCATTGGCTGCAGGCGCGACAACCTCGATCCGTCACCTGAAGGACAGCCAGCTTGAACGTGCAGCTCACAAGCAAAGAGTTGCGCAGGTTCGTGCCGCCCTCGACAAGCGCGGCATCCCGCACATGGAAAACCCCAGCCATATCGTTCCGGTGATGGTGGGAGACGCCAAGAAGTGCAAATGGATCTCCGATATTCTGCTGGAGACCTACGGCATCTATGTACAGCCGATCAACTATCCGACTGTCCCCGTTGGCACCGAACGCCTGCGCTTCACACCGACCCCGCTGCACACGGCCGCCGACATTGAGCATCTGGCCGATTCGATCAATGATCTCTGGTCGCAATGCGCCTTGGCCCGGGCCGTCGCCTAA
- a CDS encoding AMP-binding protein, whose protein sequence is MEFLTDMAAKRAELTPDHVAFIDHESGLRYTFCEVNSRATRLGNLLLKHGLSKGDRVAVLCLNHPDFFILLFAAQKTGIVLVPLNWRQPVAELRPVLAASRAKFLFHDLTCADTASKLAEDGDIPFLMLGSADGAPSALDQVLSSVSPAAIGCGRVKASTPWYLLFTSGTTGLPKAVIQTAGMAYANMINYAQATGLSVGESGVNFLPLFHTAGINLPTLPIFLNGGSSTILRKFDPDTVLGLIDAGAVTSFFGVPAIYQALALSAAVGRTDFSSVRSLGCGGAPVPKHLLTDFQKRGVTICNGMGMTETGPTVFLMDRDHAAEKIGSVGKPQILTDVRLVDGEGGVLEGPGEGEIQFRGPNITPGYMDNPDATAGAFTVDGWLSSGDVGRRDEDGYYFIVDRIKDMYISGGENVYPAEVEKALVSHPDILEAVVVGLPDATWGEVGAAFVIARPDRKIDTSSLPGWCREYLAPYKIPKTFSVVDDLPRTAAGKVRKNVLKDQLSTHKASEDA, encoded by the coding sequence ATGGAGTTTTTAACTGACATGGCGGCCAAGCGGGCAGAGCTAACGCCCGACCATGTTGCCTTCATCGATCACGAAAGCGGACTTCGCTACACTTTTTGTGAAGTGAACAGCCGGGCAACTCGACTGGGAAATCTGCTTTTGAAACACGGCCTCTCCAAAGGGGACCGTGTAGCTGTGCTGTGCCTCAACCACCCGGATTTCTTCATTCTGCTTTTTGCAGCTCAAAAGACCGGAATTGTGTTGGTGCCTCTGAACTGGCGTCAGCCTGTCGCGGAATTGCGGCCGGTTCTGGCGGCGTCCAGGGCGAAGTTTTTGTTTCACGACCTCACCTGCGCAGATACTGCATCCAAGCTGGCGGAAGATGGGGACATACCTTTTCTGATGCTCGGTTCTGCGGATGGAGCCCCAAGCGCGCTCGATCAGGTGCTGAGCTCCGTTAGCCCGGCTGCAATCGGCTGCGGTCGGGTAAAAGCCAGTACGCCCTGGTATCTGCTTTTTACTTCCGGTACGACCGGTCTGCCCAAGGCGGTCATTCAAACTGCGGGAATGGCCTATGCCAACATGATCAACTACGCGCAAGCGACGGGCCTTAGTGTCGGAGAAAGCGGTGTCAATTTTCTGCCGCTGTTTCATACAGCCGGCATCAACCTGCCAACCTTGCCGATCTTTCTGAACGGCGGGTCGTCGACCATTCTTCGGAAATTCGATCCCGATACTGTGCTCGGACTGATCGATGCCGGAGCCGTCACCAGCTTCTTTGGTGTTCCGGCAATTTATCAGGCCCTGGCGCTCTCGGCTGCGGTCGGGCGCACCGATTTTTCCAGCGTGCGCTCACTCGGTTGCGGCGGTGCGCCGGTTCCCAAACACCTCCTGACTGATTTCCAAAAGCGCGGAGTGACCATCTGTAATGGCATGGGGATGACCGAGACCGGCCCGACGGTGTTTCTCATGGACCGGGATCATGCTGCAGAGAAAATCGGCTCGGTCGGCAAGCCGCAGATCCTTACTGACGTGCGGCTTGTGGACGGTGAGGGCGGTGTTCTTGAAGGACCCGGTGAAGGTGAAATCCAGTTCAGAGGGCCGAACATCACTCCCGGATACATGGACAATCCGGATGCGACTGCCGGAGCTTTCACGGTCGACGGATGGCTAAGTTCCGGTGATGTCGGGCGCCGGGATGAGGACGGCTACTACTTCATCGTCGACCGGATCAAGGACATGTACATTTCCGGTGGCGAAAATGTTTATCCGGCCGAGGTGGAAAAAGCACTGGTTAGCCATCCCGACATTCTCGAAGCCGTCGTTGTCGGTCTCCCCGACGCGACGTGGGGCGAAGTGGGTGCAGCCTTTGTGATTGCGCGCCCGGATCGGAAAATCGACACCTCGTCACTTCCCGGCTGGTGCCGCGAGTATTTGGCGCCCTACAAGATTCCAAAAACATTCTCCGTCGTTGACGATCTTCCCAGGACGGCCGCCGGAAAGGTCCGAAAGAACGTTCTCAAAGACCAATTGTCGACACATAAGGCATCGGAGGACGCTTAA